A window of Microbacterium luteolum contains these coding sequences:
- the sucC gene encoding ADP-forming succinate--CoA ligase subunit beta, whose product MDLYEYQARDVFEKYGVPVLAGIVADTPEEVRAAAEKIGGVVVVKAQVKTGGRGKAGGVKVAKTPDEAYEAAKAILGLDIKGHVVKRVMVAQGARIAEEFYFSVLLDRANRSYLSLCSVEGGMEIEELAVERPEALARIEVNPLTGIDKDKAVEIARAANFPEDLVEKVSDVFVKLFDVYKGEDATLVEVNPLVRTEEGDIIALDGKVTLDDNASEIRHPEHEALEDKDAADPLEAKAKASGLNYVKLDGEVGIIGNGAGLVMSTLDVVAYAGENHNGVKPANFLDIGGGASAEVMAAGLDVILGDPQVKSVFVNVFGGITACDAVANGIKGALETLGATASKPLVVRLDGNRVDEGRAILAEYAHPLVTLAATMDEGADKAAELANA is encoded by the coding sequence GTGGATCTGTACGAGTACCAGGCACGAGACGTTTTCGAGAAGTACGGAGTGCCGGTCCTCGCCGGCATCGTCGCGGACACCCCGGAAGAGGTGAGGGCGGCAGCCGAGAAGATCGGCGGCGTGGTCGTCGTCAAGGCTCAGGTGAAGACCGGCGGCCGTGGAAAGGCCGGCGGCGTCAAGGTCGCCAAGACCCCCGACGAGGCATACGAGGCGGCCAAGGCCATCCTCGGCCTCGACATCAAGGGCCATGTCGTCAAGCGCGTCATGGTCGCGCAGGGCGCACGCATCGCCGAGGAGTTCTACTTCTCCGTGCTGCTCGACCGCGCCAACCGCTCCTACCTGAGCCTCTGCTCGGTCGAGGGCGGCATGGAGATCGAAGAGCTGGCCGTCGAGCGCCCCGAGGCGCTGGCCCGCATCGAGGTCAACCCGCTCACGGGCATCGACAAGGACAAGGCCGTCGAGATCGCCCGCGCGGCGAACTTCCCCGAGGACCTCGTCGAGAAGGTCTCCGACGTCTTCGTGAAGCTGTTCGACGTCTACAAGGGCGAGGACGCGACGCTCGTCGAGGTCAACCCGCTGGTCCGCACCGAAGAGGGCGACATCATCGCGCTCGACGGCAAGGTCACGCTCGACGACAACGCCTCCGAGATCCGTCACCCCGAGCACGAGGCGCTCGAGGACAAGGATGCGGCCGACCCGCTCGAGGCCAAGGCCAAGGCATCCGGTCTCAACTACGTGAAGCTCGACGGCGAGGTCGGCATCATCGGCAACGGCGCAGGACTCGTCATGTCGACGCTCGACGTGGTCGCCTATGCGGGCGAGAACCACAACGGCGTGAAGCCGGCCAACTTCCTCGACATCGGGGGCGGCGCCTCGGCCGAGGTCATGGCCGCCGGCCTCGACGTCATCCTCGGCGACCCGCAGGTGAAGAGCGTGTTCGTCAACGTCTTCGGCGGCATCACGGCGTGCGACGCCGTGGCCAACGGCATCAAGGGCGCCCTCGAGACGCTGGGCGCCACGGCCTCCAAGCCGCTCGTCGTGCGTCTCGACGGCAACCGCGTCGACGAGGGTCGCGCGATCCTCGCCGAGTACGCGCACCCGCTCGTCACCCTGGCCGCCACCATGGACGAGGGCGCCGACAAGGCCGCCGAGCTCGCCAACGCCTGA
- a CDS encoding TetR/AcrR family transcriptional regulator translates to MRDFPEPRAAVVAAALELFQDQGFDQTSVEQIAKAAGVSRSTFFRQFGGKEDVVFADHEVLLGQLREFLAEGHEDPWAAVCAASESVFAHFAHDPELARRRYQIVRQVPVLREREIITVFRYERLFDDYLRGALPGVDPLDAVGFAALVTAVHNHVLRQLLRGKKKVPLATLQTALADVRRRYGVGADAAAGAPDDVVVAVFPRSMPIAEVTRRLRSELD, encoded by the coding sequence ATGCGAGACTTCCCCGAACCGCGCGCCGCCGTCGTCGCCGCAGCCCTCGAGCTCTTCCAGGATCAGGGTTTCGACCAGACCTCGGTCGAGCAGATCGCGAAAGCGGCCGGAGTCTCGCGATCAACGTTCTTCCGGCAGTTCGGCGGCAAGGAGGATGTGGTCTTCGCCGACCACGAGGTTCTCCTGGGGCAGCTGAGGGAGTTCCTCGCGGAGGGGCACGAGGATCCGTGGGCGGCCGTGTGCGCGGCATCCGAATCCGTCTTCGCCCACTTCGCCCACGATCCCGAGCTCGCACGCCGCCGCTACCAGATCGTGCGCCAGGTGCCGGTGCTCCGCGAGCGGGAGATCATCACGGTCTTCCGCTACGAGCGGCTGTTCGACGACTACCTGCGGGGAGCCCTTCCCGGCGTCGATCCCCTCGACGCCGTCGGCTTCGCCGCCCTCGTGACAGCCGTGCACAACCACGTTCTGCGTCAGCTGCTCCGCGGCAAGAAGAAGGTGCCGCTGGCGACGCTGCAGACGGCGCTCGCCGATGTCCGGCGGCGCTACGGCGTGGGAGCGGATGCCGCGGCCGGGGCTCCCGACGATGTCGTCGTCGCGGTGTTCCCGCGCTCGATGCCGATCGCCGAGGTGACCAGAAGGCTGCGATCCGAACTGGACTGA